AACCGGTTGCGCCATTGATTCCTTTTGCATCCAATCTTAAGATCAACCCTTCACCTTCTATTGCCGCAAATCTGAAGTTTGCATTATTCGGAAGCCTGTTTTCCCTATCACCATTCAGGTAAGCTTCTGGAATCCTATCTAAGATCTTTTCAATAAGGGCATCTCTCATCTCGGAAAGTTTTGCTATGTTTTCATCCAGTTGTTCATAGGCAAGTTCTGCTGCCTTACCAAAACCTACAATACCTGGAACGTTTTCAGTACCTGATCTGAGACCGTTCTCTTGGCCTCCACCATGAATCAATAATTCTAATTTTACTCCTTTTCTAATGAATATGGCTCCAACTCCCTTTGGACCGTAAATCTTATGGGAGGAAATGGACAATAAGTCAATATTTGCAGCCTTTACATCAACTGGAATCTTACCTACTGACTGCACCGCATCACAATGGAACAGAATTCCATTTTCCTTTGCAATCTTACCCACTTCTTCAATAGGTTGAATTGTTCCAATTTCATTGTTTGCATGCATTACAGAAATTAGAATTGTGTCCTCTCTAATTGCATTCTTTAAATCTTCAGTGCTGATTATACCCTTTTCATTTACTGGCAAATATGTAACTTCATATCCTCTTTTTTCTAGGAATTCACAAGTCCTAAGTACTGCAGGGTGCTCAATTTCAGTTGTAATGATGTGTTTTCCTTTATCTTCATATTTTAAGGCTACACCTTTTATAGCCATATTGTCAGATTCAGTGCCTCCACTTGTAAATATTATTTCTTTTGTATCTGCATTGATTAATCTTGCAACATTCGCACGAGCTTCTTCAACAGCTTTTTCAGCATCCCTACCTAATTTATAAAAGGTTGAAGGATTTCCAAACTCTTCTTTCAAATAAGGGATCATTGCATTGAACACTTCTTCCTTAATAGGAGAAGTGGCAGAATTGTCCATATAAATCATGATTAGCACTCCAAATTTTTTTCAAATAACTTAAAATATTTTTTATAAACATTAATAATTCTATTAATCCTAAAAAATATAACAATAGTTATATTTTCCTAATTAAATATTAGTAAGTTTTAGTATATAAAGTTTAGG
This genomic interval from Methanobrevibacter sp. contains the following:
- the nifS gene encoding cysteine desulfurase NifS; amino-acid sequence: MYMDNSATSPIKEEVFNAMIPYLKEEFGNPSTFYKLGRDAEKAVEEARANVARLINADTKEIIFTSGGTESDNMAIKGVALKYEDKGKHIITTEIEHPAVLRTCEFLEKRGYEVTYLPVNEKGIISTEDLKNAIREDTILISVMHANNEIGTIQPIEEVGKIAKENGILFHCDAVQSVGKIPVDVKAANIDLLSISSHKIYGPKGVGAIFIRKGVKLELLIHGGGQENGLRSGTENVPGIVGFGKAAELAYEQLDENIAKLSEMRDALIEKILDRIPEAYLNGDRENRLPNNANFRFAAIEGEGLILRLDAKGINGATGSACSSKSLKASYVLSALGLEDAEIHGSLRLSLGTENSLEDVDVVVDAIDEVVAGLRRMSPLWDNENNESLELDESKFTDPDH